One segment of Asaia bogorensis NBRC 16594 DNA contains the following:
- a CDS encoding ATP-binding protein — MDPVLLEKLERIASALERLSPAPASATTLETGDAFMWQGASASLRPVAQVHGVDLSLLRGIDRQTRLVLENTRHFAQGRTGNNVMLWGARGMGKSSLVKACFAAANRERPHALVLIEIQRDDLSTLPRLLDILRAQPRRCILFCDDLSFETQDADYKSLKSVLDGGIMGRPENVLFYATSNRRHLMPRDMMENESGSAINPQEAVEEKVSLSDRFGLWIGVHGCNQETYLAIVDGYAAHRRLAISTEALHRHALEWAMERGGRSGRVAAQFIDHLSATLG; from the coding sequence ATGGACCCCGTTCTGCTCGAAAAACTCGAGCGTATTGCATCGGCTCTGGAACGCCTGTCACCCGCACCGGCCAGCGCAACCACGCTCGAGACAGGCGACGCCTTCATGTGGCAGGGGGCGTCCGCAAGCCTGCGACCCGTCGCGCAGGTCCACGGGGTCGATCTCTCGCTGCTGCGCGGGATTGATCGCCAGACCCGGCTGGTTCTGGAAAACACGCGTCATTTCGCACAGGGTCGCACAGGCAATAATGTCATGCTCTGGGGTGCGCGGGGTATGGGTAAATCCTCGCTGGTCAAGGCGTGCTTTGCCGCGGCCAATCGCGAGCGGCCTCATGCCCTTGTCCTGATCGAGATCCAGCGCGACGATCTCTCCACCCTCCCCCGACTGCTCGATATCCTGCGCGCCCAGCCCCGGCGCTGTATCCTCTTTTGCGATGACCTCTCCTTCGAGACACAGGATGCCGATTACAAATCGCTGAAATCGGTTCTGGATGGTGGCATCATGGGCCGCCCCGAGAACGTACTGTTCTATGCCACGTCCAATCGTCGCCATCTCATGCCGCGTGACATGATGGAAAACGAAAGCGGCAGCGCCATCAACCCGCAGGAAGCCGTCGAGGAAAAGGTCTCCCTGTCAGACCGCTTCGGCCTGTGGATCGGTGTTCATGGCTGCAACCAGGAAACCTATCTCGCAATTGTCGACGGCTATGCAGCCCACCGCAGACTCGCCATCTCGACCGAGGCGCTGCATCGGCACGCTCTGGAATGGGCCATGGAACGTGGGGGCCGCTCCGGCCGCGTTGCCGCCCAGTTCATCGACCATCTCAGCGCGACGCTGGGATGA
- a CDS encoding TonB-dependent receptor plug domain-containing protein has translation MFTKRRILAAATLLSFPFGFSYAQAATQPAEQTAPKVKKSGVVHHRTSIGSDQPLHSVPKIRTRKARDASGDSGESVIVTGTHAFNRKARDSAVPVTVVSAATLRRSGQLNLADAITRVDPSITVTANGADAGALTSAIRMRGLNPNEVLVLVDGKRRNTTANIYADAGPQQGSTPVDLNMIPAGAIDHIEILRDGAAALYGSDAIAGVVNIITKKTNHGINTVAQTGANAYNGTGWQYLIGADGGLKWGNDGFVHLSGQVYHTDHWVSKLKSTDDHRWTTSSSWPANSNNILSNPEETRENLSIEWGKGITEGIETYGLITYAHRHSEAYENYRVPTVAPSAYPYGFSPLETIEENDFQANLGLKGDNLFGFSWDLSTLYGQDDDDIGNKNTFNPNYYKAYGFSPTTVRAQSYSLAQWTSNFDARRNFRIADVVPMTLAFGAEHRLEMYTIKAGEPASYELGGTQGFAGLTPQNAGKWQRNIWAGYLDGDFHPLPHWDLDFAGRFEHYTDFGNTENGKVTTRYDITSKLAIRGTISNGFRAPTMPEQYYSALNVSPTGASGLLQTVGAAGKTIGAQRLKPERSTSAEGGIIAEPLKDWHVSVDVYQINIRDRIIGSATVNGQTALDAIALTGVDLPSGIDPSNVTANYFANVASTRTQGLDLQSDYLLHLHRYGTLNLSAMLNLNRTRISHINTNAFGDPAANAQTVGYLTTGSPRSKLILNAYWTYHQWDVNLRQTRYGETKSLLTYEDLAPAAIKYSNTEWAEFKNTPVWLTDLEVGYRFTEHWHFAIGANNIFNQRPRHVNPITNYLGPKIYDTDSSGIPIYGAYYYGRLNATF, from the coding sequence ATGTTTACAAAGCGAAGAATACTGGCGGCGGCGACCCTTCTCTCCTTCCCATTCGGGTTCAGCTACGCTCAGGCGGCTACGCAGCCTGCCGAGCAGACCGCGCCAAAGGTAAAAAAGAGCGGCGTCGTTCACCACAGAACGTCAATCGGCTCGGATCAGCCCCTTCATTCCGTTCCCAAGATCCGCACCCGCAAGGCACGCGATGCGAGCGGCGATAGCGGTGAGTCTGTCATCGTGACGGGTACCCACGCCTTCAATCGCAAGGCTCGCGACAGTGCCGTGCCTGTCACCGTGGTTTCCGCCGCCACCCTGCGCCGTTCGGGCCAGCTGAACCTGGCAGACGCCATCACGCGCGTTGATCCCTCCATCACAGTCACGGCCAACGGTGCCGATGCCGGTGCGCTGACCTCGGCGATCCGTATGCGTGGCCTGAATCCTAACGAGGTTCTGGTGCTGGTCGATGGCAAGCGCCGTAATACGACAGCCAATATCTATGCCGATGCGGGCCCGCAGCAGGGTTCGACCCCGGTCGATCTGAACATGATCCCGGCGGGCGCGATCGATCACATCGAAATCCTGCGTGACGGCGCAGCCGCCCTTTACGGCTCCGATGCCATCGCTGGTGTCGTGAACATCATCACCAAGAAGACCAATCATGGCATCAACACTGTCGCGCAGACGGGTGCCAATGCCTATAACGGCACCGGATGGCAGTATCTGATTGGTGCCGATGGTGGTCTCAAATGGGGCAATGACGGTTTCGTCCACCTGAGCGGTCAGGTCTATCACACCGATCACTGGGTCTCGAAGCTCAAGAGCACCGACGACCATCGCTGGACGACCAGCTCGAGCTGGCCCGCCAACTCCAACAACATCCTCTCCAACCCGGAAGAAACACGCGAAAATCTCTCCATCGAATGGGGCAAGGGTATCACGGAGGGTATCGAGACCTATGGTCTGATCACCTATGCCCATCGCCATTCCGAGGCTTACGAGAACTATCGTGTGCCCACCGTGGCACCGAGCGCCTATCCTTATGGCTTCTCACCGTTGGAGACGATCGAGGAGAACGACTTCCAGGCCAATCTGGGCCTCAAGGGCGATAATCTGTTCGGCTTCAGCTGGGATCTGAGCACGCTGTACGGCCAAGATGACGACGATATCGGGAACAAGAACACCTTCAACCCGAACTATTACAAGGCCTATGGGTTCTCGCCCACCACGGTGCGCGCCCAGAGCTATTCTCTTGCCCAGTGGACCAGCAATTTCGATGCCCGTCGCAACTTCCGTATCGCGGATGTCGTGCCGATGACGCTGGCCTTCGGTGCCGAGCATCGCCTTGAAATGTACACGATCAAGGCGGGCGAGCCGGCTTCGTATGAGCTTGGCGGCACACAGGGCTTTGCCGGTCTGACGCCGCAGAACGCAGGCAAGTGGCAGCGCAATATCTGGGCTGGTTATCTGGATGGCGACTTCCACCCGCTGCCGCACTGGGACCTCGATTTTGCAGGCCGCTTCGAGCATTACACCGATTTTGGCAACACCGAGAACGGCAAGGTCACGACGCGCTACGACATCACCAGCAAGCTCGCAATCCGCGGCACGATCAGCAACGGCTTCCGTGCGCCGACCATGCCCGAGCAGTACTACTCGGCGCTTAATGTCTCACCGACTGGCGCTTCGGGCCTGCTCCAGACTGTTGGCGCTGCAGGCAAGACCATTGGTGCCCAGCGTCTGAAGCCCGAGCGGTCGACGAGCGCCGAAGGCGGCATCATCGCAGAACCGCTGAAGGACTGGCATGTCTCGGTTGATGTCTATCAGATCAATATCCGTGACCGCATTATCGGCTCGGCTACGGTCAATGGTCAGACAGCACTGGACGCGATCGCCCTGACAGGCGTGGATCTGCCAAGCGGAATCGACCCCAGCAACGTGACGGCCAACTACTTTGCCAACGTGGCCAGCACGCGCACACAGGGTCTCGACCTGCAATCCGACTACCTGCTGCATCTGCACCGCTATGGCACGCTCAACCTGAGCGCGATGCTCAACCTCAACCGCACGCGCATCAGCCATATCAACACCAACGCTTTCGGCGATCCCGCAGCCAATGCGCAGACGGTGGGTTATCTCACCACGGGCTCACCGCGCAGCAAGCTGATCCTGAACGCCTACTGGACGTATCATCAGTGGGACGTGAACCTGCGTCAGACCCGCTATGGCGAGACCAAGTCGCTGCTGACCTATGAGGATCTGGCACCAGCGGCGATCAAGTACTCCAACACTGAATGGGCAGAATTCAAGAATACGCCTGTCTGGCTGACAGATCTTGAAGTTGGCTATCGCTTCACCGAGCATTGGCATTTCGCTATCGGCGCGAACAATATCTTCAACCAGCGCCCGCGCCACGTGAACCCGATCACCAACTATCTGGGTCCGAAGATCTATGACACCGACTCCTCGGGTATCCCGATCTATGGTGCCTATTACTACGGCCGTCTGAACGCGACGTTCTGA
- a CDS encoding aromatic ring-hydroxylating oxygenase subunit alpha: MRLGSDVVDLRRVKCDPDYWYPVAWSHELRKGKTIATRFAGQPIALVRPQEGTVFALEDRCAHRQVPLSKGRVEGEAVQCCYHGWAYGRSGRCIDVPYLGKGKLPNGVRTYPCREVEGLIFIFPGDPAKAETTPFPQLGSVADPAYKTRRFGEHVNCHYSFMHENLMDMNHQFMHSKQMGKMKPRYLGGADEPRMVEARYSFARVGGKQPWGEALIFGERRDASAKFAHRDVMTIRTVYPYQTLHIRTGDEPPVMDLWIVYVPQDAEHLTCRVFGLLSIRRPKLKGALELAWPLLVGFTNRIFAEDREIVELEQKAWRELGGDRNQEVFPVINALRDLLRRSGIQPETQAQDAEALTEPDRAQAAE; the protein is encoded by the coding sequence ATGAGGCTGGGAAGCGACGTGGTTGATCTGCGCCGGGTCAAGTGTGATCCCGATTACTGGTACCCTGTCGCGTGGTCGCATGAGCTGCGCAAAGGCAAGACCATCGCGACACGTTTTGCCGGCCAGCCCATTGCGCTTGTGCGCCCGCAGGAAGGCACCGTGTTCGCTCTGGAGGATCGCTGCGCACACAGGCAGGTACCGCTCAGCAAGGGACGTGTCGAAGGCGAGGCGGTCCAGTGCTGCTATCATGGCTGGGCCTATGGCCGCTCGGGTCGCTGCATCGATGTGCCCTATCTGGGCAAGGGCAAACTCCCCAATGGTGTTCGCACCTATCCATGCCGTGAGGTGGAAGGGCTGATCTTCATCTTCCCCGGTGATCCAGCCAAGGCGGAAACGACCCCCTTCCCTCAGCTCGGCTCCGTTGCCGACCCAGCCTACAAGACCCGCCGTTTCGGCGAGCATGTAAACTGCCATTACAGCTTCATGCATGAGAACCTGATGGATATGAACCATCAGTTCATGCACTCGAAGCAGATGGGCAAGATGAAGCCCCGCTATCTTGGCGGTGCCGATGAGCCACGCATGGTCGAAGCGCGCTACAGCTTTGCCCGCGTGGGTGGAAAGCAGCCCTGGGGCGAGGCGCTGATCTTCGGAGAGCGTCGCGATGCCAGCGCGAAATTCGCGCATCGCGACGTCATGACCATCCGCACTGTCTATCCCTATCAGACGCTGCACATCCGTACCGGCGACGAACCACCCGTGATGGATCTCTGGATCGTCTACGTGCCTCAGGACGCTGAGCATCTTACATGCCGCGTATTCGGCCTGCTCTCGATTCGACGTCCCAAGCTCAAGGGAGCACTCGAACTCGCCTGGCCGCTCCTTGTCGGGTTCACGAACAGGATCTTCGCCGAGGACCGCGAGATTGTGGAACTTGAGCAGAAGGCGTGGCGTGAACTTGGCGGTGATCGCAATCAGGAAGTCTTTCCGGTCATCAACGCCCTGCGCGACCTGTTGCGTCGTTCGGGCATTCAGCCGGAAACACAGGCTCAGGATGCCGAGGCACTGACCGAACCGGATCGGGCTCAGGCCGCCGAATGA
- a CDS encoding bifunctional GNAT family N-acetyltransferase/(deoxy)nucleoside triphosphate pyrophosphohydrolase — protein sequence MSLILEVSPYRLRPLQPTDGAAVHNLVNDWSVVRMLSHLPFPYPRELADQWIASTIERQEAGKAWHFAICDNDRLVGCIGLSMDRSTQTARIGYWVGRPFWQKGIASACVRRVVEWAFETLPVTKIMADVAEDNLPSIALLDRLAFVRSGTTRIPFISRGSEPYPVLTYRLDRTTEKATPVTQGSGPRVLLVVAAVLIDQEQRVLLARRPPGKPMAGLWEFPGGKVEPHESPEQALIRELDEELGVDISSGCIAPFTFVSENIGGRHLLMPLYLCTRWRRQPVPREGQELAWVPVDELDRFPMPAPDRPLIPLLRELLAG from the coding sequence ATGAGTCTGATACTCGAGGTCTCGCCCTACCGTCTGCGCCCGCTTCAGCCGACCGATGGTGCCGCTGTACACAATCTAGTCAACGACTGGAGTGTGGTGCGCATGCTCAGCCATCTCCCTTTCCCCTACCCGCGGGAGCTGGCTGATCAATGGATTGCGAGCACTATCGAGCGTCAGGAAGCCGGCAAAGCCTGGCATTTCGCCATTTGCGACAATGACAGGCTTGTCGGCTGCATTGGCTTGTCGATGGATCGATCGACCCAGACGGCAAGGATTGGCTACTGGGTGGGACGTCCTTTCTGGCAGAAAGGCATTGCAAGTGCCTGCGTGCGACGCGTGGTCGAATGGGCGTTCGAGACACTTCCGGTCACGAAGATCATGGCAGATGTGGCGGAAGACAACCTGCCTTCGATCGCTCTGCTTGACCGCCTAGCCTTCGTGCGCTCAGGCACGACGCGTATTCCCTTCATTTCACGCGGGTCGGAACCCTATCCGGTGCTTACCTATAGACTGGATCGCACAACGGAGAAGGCAACGCCCGTGACACAGGGTAGCGGACCGCGTGTTCTCCTGGTCGTCGCAGCCGTGCTGATCGACCAGGAGCAGCGCGTTCTTCTGGCCCGTCGGCCGCCCGGCAAACCGATGGCCGGGTTATGGGAGTTCCCGGGTGGCAAGGTCGAGCCCCATGAATCGCCCGAACAGGCACTGATTCGCGAACTGGATGAGGAACTCGGGGTCGATATCTCGTCGGGATGTATCGCCCCCTTCACTTTCGTTTCCGAAAACATAGGGGGGCGGCATTTACTGATGCCGCTCTATCTCTGCACACGCTGGCGACGCCAGCCAGTACCGCGTGAGGGACAGGAACTGGCCTGGGTGCCGGTGGATGAACTGGATCGCTTCCCCATGCCAGCGCCCGACCGCCCCCTGATTCCCCTCCTCAGGGAGCTGCTCGCCGGCTGA
- a CDS encoding SMP-30/gluconolactonase/LRE family protein: protein MSDLNSEPCASCAYDIRADLGEGPVWISSENAIYFVDINGRKVHRFTPGLGEAHHWVAPGKVAFLLPVEDGTFLAGLPDGLYRFDPQASSFEKELDVEADKPGNRLNDGCVDLHGRGWFGTMDDSEEAPSGSLYSVHHTAEGFVLRHHDTGYTVANGPAVSPDGKLLYACDTPNGVIYRFDLSADGALSNKRIFVNLPEDKGYPDGVVSDSEGNIWCSTWNGAHVRCFTPDGVERASFAVPAMNVTKVAFGGDDRKTAYVTSARQGLSDAVLARYPQSGSLFTFRADKAGLPQHRIALVKAD, encoded by the coding sequence ATGAGCGATCTGAACAGCGAACCCTGCGCATCATGCGCTTATGACATCCGCGCCGATCTGGGTGAGGGGCCGGTCTGGATCTCCAGCGAAAACGCCATCTATTTCGTCGATATCAACGGTCGCAAGGTCCATCGGTTCACACCGGGGCTGGGCGAGGCCCATCACTGGGTCGCCCCCGGCAAGGTCGCGTTTCTGCTTCCAGTGGAAGACGGCACCTTTCTGGCGGGGCTGCCTGACGGGCTCTACCGGTTCGACCCTCAGGCCAGCAGCTTCGAGAAGGAACTGGATGTCGAGGCCGACAAGCCTGGCAACCGCCTGAATGATGGCTGCGTGGACCTGCACGGGCGTGGCTGGTTCGGCACAATGGATGATTCGGAAGAAGCGCCGAGCGGTTCTCTCTATTCGGTCCATCACACGGCGGAAGGGTTCGTGCTGCGCCACCACGACACGGGATATACGGTCGCCAATGGCCCCGCAGTCTCGCCCGATGGCAAGCTGCTCTACGCCTGCGATACCCCCAATGGTGTGATCTACCGTTTTGACCTTTCCGCGGATGGGGCCTTGTCGAACAAGCGCATCTTCGTGAACCTGCCTGAGGACAAGGGCTATCCGGACGGCGTTGTGTCAGACAGCGAAGGCAATATCTGGTGTTCGACCTGGAATGGCGCTCATGTTCGCTGCTTCACCCCCGATGGGGTCGAACGAGCCTCATTCGCTGTGCCTGCCATGAATGTCACCAAAGTCGCCTTTGGTGGTGATGATCGCAAGACGGCCTATGTCACGAGTGCGCGTCAGGGCCTCTCCGACGCAGTCCTTGCCCGGTATCCGCAATCGGGGAGTCTTTTCACTTTCCGTGCCGACAAGGCAGGGTTGCCGCAGCATCGCATCGCTCTGGTCAAGGCGGACTGA
- a CDS encoding competence/damage-inducible protein A: protein MPPTACLLIIGNEILSGRTQDANIRFIANGLARSGIALEEVRVIPDKARRIVDTVATCRAMFDHVFTTGGIGPTHDDITAACVAEAVGVPLEIHEESYRKLESYLGKEKFNKARQRMAWLPRGAVPIENTVSIAPGFSIANVHVMAGVPSIMQSMFNALLPTLEGGAPLCSVAWHADLREGTLAEGLEAIQNDFPTLDLGSYPFERADGRKGVSLVAKGYDSDQVAQAGERIRQLIDSLGVTPIEGEPAP, encoded by the coding sequence ATGCCACCCACCGCCTGTCTTCTCATCATCGGCAACGAAATCCTGTCTGGTCGCACGCAGGATGCCAATATCCGCTTCATTGCGAACGGCCTCGCCCGCTCGGGAATTGCGCTGGAAGAGGTTCGCGTCATTCCGGACAAGGCCAGGCGCATCGTCGATACGGTTGCGACCTGTCGCGCCATGTTCGACCATGTGTTTACCACGGGCGGCATCGGCCCGACCCATGACGACATAACCGCCGCCTGCGTCGCGGAGGCCGTTGGAGTCCCCCTTGAAATTCACGAGGAAAGCTACCGGAAGCTGGAATCTTATCTGGGCAAGGAGAAATTCAACAAGGCGCGGCAGCGGATGGCCTGGCTACCGCGCGGCGCTGTCCCGATTGAGAACACCGTCTCGATTGCTCCGGGTTTTTCGATTGCCAATGTCCATGTGATGGCGGGCGTACCCTCGATCATGCAATCCATGTTCAACGCTCTGCTCCCAACCCTTGAAGGCGGGGCCCCTCTATGCTCCGTGGCATGGCATGCGGATTTGCGTGAGGGGACATTGGCAGAGGGGTTAGAGGCAATCCAGAACGATTTCCCTACGCTCGACCTTGGCTCCTATCCGTTTGAACGTGCTGATGGGCGAAAGGGCGTGTCTCTCGTCGCCAAGGGCTACGATTCAGATCAGGTGGCGCAAGCCGGTGAGCGCATCCGACAACTGATCGATTCGCTTGGGGTGACGCCGATCGAGGGTGAACCTGCCCCCTGA
- a CDS encoding acetyl-CoA carboxylase carboxyltransferase subunit alpha, whose amino-acid sequence MRQYLDFEKPVAELENKIAELRQMAKDGEGINIADEIGKLSDKAEKQLRAAYTKLTPWQKVMVARHAQRPRALDYFKGLLEEYTPLAGDRLGHDDQAIVGGLARFRGQAVMVIGTERGFDMESRLRHNFGMPKPEGYRKAQRLVEMAGRFGLPILTFIDTSGAWPGIDAEERGQAQAIARSTDCCLRAPVPLIAIIIGEGGSGGAVALGAGDRVLMLEHSIYSVIAPEGAASILWRDPKQAATAAEALKLTAQDLLKLHLIDRIIPEPIGGAQRFPEEAIAAVGDAIGDVLAELIPFEGENLVAKRREKFLAMGRDTL is encoded by the coding sequence ATGCGTCAGTATCTCGATTTCGAAAAGCCGGTTGCCGAGCTTGAAAACAAGATTGCCGAACTTCGCCAGATGGCCAAGGACGGCGAAGGCATCAACATTGCCGACGAAATCGGCAAATTGTCCGACAAGGCGGAAAAGCAGCTTCGTGCTGCCTATACCAAGCTGACGCCGTGGCAGAAGGTCATGGTCGCGCGCCATGCGCAGCGTCCTCGCGCTCTTGATTACTTCAAGGGGCTGCTTGAGGAATATACGCCGCTTGCCGGTGATCGTCTGGGTCACGATGACCAGGCCATCGTCGGTGGTCTTGCCCGTTTCCGCGGTCAGGCTGTCATGGTGATCGGCACAGAGCGCGGTTTCGACATGGAGTCGCGCCTGCGTCATAATTTCGGCATGCCCAAGCCGGAAGGCTATCGCAAGGCGCAGCGCCTCGTAGAGATGGCTGGCCGCTTTGGCCTGCCGATCCTGACATTCATCGATACGTCAGGGGCATGGCCTGGCATCGATGCCGAAGAGCGTGGTCAGGCGCAGGCTATTGCCCGTTCGACCGATTGCTGTCTCCGCGCACCGGTCCCGCTGATTGCCATCATCATCGGTGAAGGCGGATCGGGCGGGGCTGTTGCCCTCGGCGCCGGTGACCGCGTTCTGATGCTTGAACATTCGATTTATTCGGTCATTGCCCCGGAAGGCGCCGCGTCCATCCTCTGGCGCGACCCCAAGCAGGCGGCTACGGCGGCCGAGGCGCTCAAGCTGACAGCTCAGGATCTTCTCAAGCTGCACCTGATCGATCGTATCATCCCCGAGCCCATCGGCGGGGCGCAGCGTTTCCCGGAAGAAGCGATTGCCGCTGTCGGTGACGCCATTGGCGATGTGCTGGCCGAGCTAATTCCCTTTGAGGGAGAGAATCTGGTGGCAAAGCGACGCGAGAAGTTCCTTGCGATGGGGCGTGATACGCTCTGA
- a CDS encoding tyrosine recombinase: MSGVEGLPPAAEAFLEMLAAERNAAPRTRQAYASDLADFIAFLKRQNEGEPAALLEAGQTSIAAYGAWQGRSGLSSSTAARRLSCLRQFFRFVQREGWSDHDPTESIQMPRLEKPLPKLLSEAQVERLLDEGCHGHDDPRRDLVSRAALELLYTTGLRISELLALPGRLFRRESEMVLIRGKGGRERLIPISHAAREAALALLHHDRDIDSPYLFPGRNPARALTRQGFDKILLHVALKAGIDPDLVSPHVLRHSFATHLLERGADLRALQMLLGHADIATTQIYTHVMQERLRQVLNQHHPLSDDAP, encoded by the coding sequence ATGTCCGGGGTTGAAGGGCTCCCCCCGGCGGCAGAGGCTTTTCTGGAGATGCTGGCGGCGGAGCGCAATGCGGCCCCGCGCACCCGTCAGGCCTACGCCTCGGACCTTGCGGATTTCATTGCCTTCCTGAAGCGCCAGAATGAGGGTGAGCCTGCGGCTCTGCTTGAGGCAGGGCAGACAAGCATCGCTGCCTATGGTGCCTGGCAGGGGCGTTCGGGGCTTTCATCCAGTACCGCAGCACGACGGCTTTCATGCCTGCGCCAGTTCTTCCGTTTCGTGCAGCGCGAGGGGTGGTCAGATCATGACCCCACGGAAAGCATCCAGATGCCGCGTCTGGAGAAGCCCTTACCCAAACTTCTGTCGGAGGCACAGGTAGAGCGTCTGCTCGATGAGGGATGTCATGGCCATGACGATCCGCGGCGCGATCTGGTCAGCCGTGCGGCGCTCGAACTGCTTTATACGACCGGTTTGCGTATTTCGGAGTTGCTCGCTCTGCCTGGGCGTCTGTTCAGGCGTGAGTCGGAAATGGTGCTGATAAGGGGGAAAGGCGGGCGCGAGCGGCTCATACCGATTTCCCACGCAGCCCGCGAAGCCGCTCTAGCGCTGCTTCATCACGACCGGGATATCGATAGCCCCTACCTCTTTCCCGGTCGCAACCCGGCGCGTGCCCTGACCCGTCAGGGATTCGACAAGATCCTACTCCATGTAGCGCTCAAGGCCGGGATCGATCCCGATCTGGTATCGCCTCACGTACTGAGACATTCCTTCGCAACCCATCTGCTGGAGCGCGGGGCGGATCTGCGCGCCTTGCAGATGCTGCTTGGCCACGCCGATATCGCGACGACCCAGATCTATACCCATGTGATGCAGGAGCGGCTACGGCAGGTGCTCAACCAGCATCACCCGCTTTCCGATGATGCGCCATGA
- the aroB gene encoding 3-dehydroquinate synthase: MPDLPDPVTGSDFPAPNPADPIIVLVGLMGAGKTTIGRRLAARLGLEFVDADLEIERAAGCTISEIFARHGEPAFRDGERRVIQRLLQGPAKVLATGGGAFIDAQTRRLVKAHARSVWLRCPLPVLVRRVSGRTGRPLLDKGNVESTLAALQAQRHPIYAEADIVVDCGDDSIDHGAQRIIEALDSYAHPLRVPVTLESHRYEVLIGSDLISRAGAYLAPILPQKRAVVITDETVAKLHLPRLLGALAETGIDATPFVVPVGEESKSLTRYAALINDILDHGMERHTTVIGLGGGVVGDLSGFVASSVLRGVPFVQIPTTLLSQVDSSVGGKTGLNARAGKNLVGAFYQPRIVLADSSALATLSRRERVAGYAEIVKAGIIADPALFAWCEAHGADLLDGDPAALGEAVQRACAFKAKVVMDDEKETAAQDGRALLNLGHSFGHALEAHFRYDGRLLHGEAVSIGLHLAAALSVALGLCPRADMERIDTHLRGLGMPAGLDWFDETLSASELIASMARDKKVLNGRLSFVLLRGIGQAFTTRDVEMDTVRDVLVQEGCSP; encoded by the coding sequence ATGCCCGACCTGCCTGATCCCGTAACCGGATCGGACTTCCCTGCCCCGAACCCTGCTGACCCGATCATTGTTCTCGTCGGCCTGATGGGCGCCGGAAAGACGACAATCGGCCGCCGTCTGGCGGCTCGACTCGGTCTGGAATTCGTGGATGCCGATCTTGAGATTGAGCGTGCTGCGGGCTGCACCATTTCGGAGATCTTCGCCCGGCATGGCGAGCCGGCATTTCGTGATGGTGAGAGACGGGTGATCCAGCGCCTGCTGCAGGGGCCTGCCAAGGTGCTCGCAACAGGGGGCGGCGCCTTCATCGACGCGCAGACGCGCCGTCTGGTGAAGGCCCACGCCCGGTCGGTCTGGCTGCGTTGCCCCCTGCCCGTGTTGGTGCGTCGCGTTTCGGGCCGCACAGGTCGCCCCCTGCTCGACAAGGGGAATGTCGAATCAACGCTTGCCGCGCTTCAGGCGCAGCGCCACCCCATTTATGCAGAGGCAGATATCGTCGTGGATTGTGGAGATGACAGCATCGATCATGGTGCTCAGCGCATTATTGAGGCGCTCGATTCCTATGCCCACCCACTTCGGGTACCCGTAACGCTTGAGTCGCATCGTTACGAGGTTCTGATCGGGTCTGACCTGATCAGCCGTGCCGGGGCCTATCTGGCGCCCATCCTGCCCCAGAAGCGTGCGGTGGTGATCACCGATGAAACCGTGGCGAAACTCCACCTCCCGCGCCTGCTTGGTGCTCTGGCTGAGACCGGTATCGACGCCACCCCTTTCGTGGTTCCGGTGGGTGAAGAGTCGAAATCGCTCACCCGTTATGCAGCGCTGATCAATGACATTCTGGACCACGGGATGGAACGCCATACAACGGTCATCGGCCTTGGCGGTGGCGTGGTGGGCGATCTTTCCGGATTTGTGGCGTCCAGCGTTCTGCGTGGCGTTCCCTTTGTCCAGATCCCGACAACACTGCTCTCTCAGGTCGACAGCTCGGTAGGGGGCAAGACGGGGCTCAATGCCCGCGCCGGCAAAAATCTGGTCGGCGCCTTCTACCAGCCTCGCATCGTTCTGGCCGACAGTTCGGCGCTGGCGACGCTCTCACGCCGTGAACGCGTCGCGGGTTATGCCGAGATCGTCAAGGCAGGCATTATTGCCGATCCCGCCCTGTTTGCCTGGTGCGAAGCCCACGGCGCCGACCTTCTAGACGGTGACCCGGCCGCCCTTGGCGAGGCGGTGCAACGTGCCTGCGCCTTCAAGGCGAAAGTCGTGATGGACGATGAAAAGGAAACGGCTGCACAGGATGGAAGGGCCCTGCTCAACCTTGGTCACTCCTTCGGTCACGCTCTGGAGGCCCATTTCCGCTATGACGGGCGCCTGCTTCATGGTGAGGCCGTGTCGATCGGGCTCCATCTGGCCGCTGCCCTCTCTGTTGCTCTGGGCCTGTGCCCACGTGCGGACATGGAACGCATCGACACCCATCTGCGTGGCCTTGGCATGCCCGCTGGTCTCGACTGGTTCGATGAGACGCTGAGCGCCAGCGAACTGATCGCCTCGATGGCACGCGACAAGAAGGTGCTCAACGGACGCCTTTCATTCGTCCTCTTGCGCGGGATAGGCCAGGCTTTCACAACCCGTGATGTTGAAATGGACACGGTGCGTGACGTTTTGGTTCAGGAAGGTTGCTCGCCCTGA